In a genomic window of Sulfurisphaera tokodaii str. 7:
- a CDS encoding SIS domain-containing protein codes for MNYIKLLEEELNTNYQVDSHIQLDEAYIIGSGDSYASGLVIEGKSKRKITVLDPYEALEVNITKPTVIVSVSGKTRYNVILAKKLRSKGVKVIGITANSESPLAKEVNDVVILPYRPKAKLPGFLSFLMSLSALYSMFRFEEDKERVNKVINLDNSPFFIGKSENYGVAYFSSLKMAEVFGIPSNYERLELFVHSPIFSSRNRNIIILSSGDERENKLYKMIDFTIVEETGCVGAFCNTRVILSSIIYKMKRDNWNRIYFLEDEKILNISSEMIY; via the coding sequence ATGAACTATATCAAGTTACTCGAGGAGGAATTAAATACTAACTATCAAGTAGATTCTCATATTCAACTAGATGAGGCGTATATAATAGGATCTGGAGATTCTTACGCTAGCGGTTTAGTCATAGAAGGGAAAAGTAAGAGGAAAATAACAGTTTTAGACCCTTATGAGGCATTAGAGGTTAATATTACTAAACCAACTGTTATCGTATCTGTCTCTGGAAAAACAAGGTATAACGTAATTCTAGCTAAAAAGTTAAGAAGTAAGGGCGTTAAGGTTATTGGAATTACAGCAAATTCGGAATCACCACTTGCTAAAGAAGTTAATGACGTCGTTATATTACCTTATAGGCCCAAAGCTAAACTTCCAGGTTTTTTATCCTTCCTAATGTCATTATCAGCTCTTTATTCTATGTTTAGATTTGAAGAAGATAAAGAGAGAGTAAATAAAGTTATTAACCTAGATAATAGTCCCTTCTTTATAGGTAAATCGGAAAATTATGGCGTAGCATATTTCAGTAGTTTAAAAATGGCTGAAGTTTTTGGTATACCATCTAATTACGAAAGACTCGAATTATTTGTGCATTCTCCTATATTCTCCTCAAGAAATAGAAATATTATAATATTATCTTCTGGTGACGAGAGAGAAAATAAACTATATAAAATGATTGATTTTACGATAGTAGAAGAGACTGGATGCGTAGGTGCGTTCTGTAACACTAGAGTTATTTTATCATCAATAATTTATAAAATGAAAAGAGATAATTGGAATAGAATCTATTTCCTTGAAGATGAAAAGATCCTAAATATTAGTTCTGAGATGATATATTGA
- a CDS encoding amidohydrolase family protein: protein MKSIIRAGIALGADNPLKKVYVGVNEGKIEVVSNEELAGYEDAELDIGGWDRLLSPGFISIHTFITLYPFRFRIFYGKINANDLLSVMSNNDVYHLALLGAYHLLRSGVTTVVFSDKYPDPVARAVTNVGLRPIIAIPVGCNNSPDNWEKEFKAMYNRWSHSGSNNVILKLCDQSLSKEVFDVAKSTNIVVLVERTVNLSSFKKDELPENIIALGGGSRSDLDYIKKYKIYLSFTPSLEISRFPLSEYKPSLALDLVPSFDIRQEIALASTRLMLTPEEAFRSITIWGHQQLGLNAGYLGINSDADLIIYEYREPPAFPLDYNSPYESLIYSGYNIETVFVGGESVLDGGVPLNVGLKDVEEGLRRVEEIDKRLGERIRSLEKSRDNR, encoded by the coding sequence ATGAAAAGTATAATTAGAGCTGGAATAGCGTTAGGGGCAGATAATCCCTTAAAGAAAGTATACGTTGGTGTTAATGAAGGAAAAATAGAAGTTGTAAGTAATGAAGAGTTAGCTGGTTATGAGGATGCTGAGTTAGATATAGGCGGATGGGATAGGCTTCTCTCACCTGGATTTATTTCTATCCATACTTTCATTACTTTATATCCTTTTAGATTTAGAATATTTTATGGAAAAATTAATGCTAATGATCTTCTTTCAGTTATGAGTAATAATGATGTATATCATTTAGCTCTTTTAGGGGCATATCATTTGTTAAGATCCGGCGTTACCACTGTTGTATTTAGCGATAAATATCCAGACCCCGTAGCTAGAGCTGTAACTAATGTAGGTTTAAGACCAATTATTGCTATCCCAGTAGGGTGTAATAACTCTCCGGATAATTGGGAAAAGGAGTTTAAAGCGATGTATAACAGATGGTCGCACTCTGGAAGTAACAACGTTATTTTAAAATTATGTGACCAAAGCCTTAGTAAAGAGGTTTTTGACGTAGCAAAAAGTACTAACATAGTTGTACTAGTTGAACGAACTGTTAATTTATCAAGTTTTAAAAAAGATGAACTGCCAGAAAATATAATTGCATTAGGCGGAGGTTCAAGAAGTGATCTAGATTATATAAAGAAGTATAAGATATATTTATCTTTTACCCCTTCGTTAGAAATCTCTAGGTTTCCATTAAGTGAATATAAACCATCTTTGGCATTAGACCTTGTTCCTTCATTTGATATAAGACAAGAGATTGCCTTAGCTTCAACTAGATTAATGTTAACACCTGAAGAAGCTTTTAGATCGATAACCATTTGGGGTCATCAGCAACTTGGTTTAAACGCTGGCTATTTAGGTATTAATAGTGATGCTGACTTGATTATCTATGAATATAGAGAACCGCCAGCTTTTCCATTAGATTATAATTCTCCCTATGAATCCTTGATATATTCTGGTTATAACATAGAAACTGTATTTGTAGGTGGAGAGAGCGTATTAGATGGTGGAGTACCTCTAAATGTGGGATTAAAGGATGTAGAAGAAGGATTAAGGAGGGTAGAGGAAATTGATAAAAGACTTGGTGAAAGAATTAGGTCTCTGGAAAAGAGTAGAGATAATAGGTGA
- the taw21 gene encoding tRNA 4-demethylwyosine(37)-methyltransferase Taw21, with translation MIKDLVKELGLWKRVEIIGDIAVIGIPFDKTPEDVKPFAEELLRKLTYIKAVWGRYRDTHGDYRLSTLVHLAGEKRSETIYKEHGCKYFLDITKVFFSAKLSYEHLRIAKEVKSGEIIINMFAGYGPFSILSYILGKPKIVYSIDINPFAYYYMMVNIDLNKAYGVIPIYGNAFEKINYLPLADRIISPLPEKAEEAFKVAWDHVKSGGIIHLFTEVEGEDPLNKIKDMYPNVIFARIVRSVKPKVYHVVVDIRK, from the coding sequence TTGATAAAAGACTTGGTGAAAGAATTAGGTCTCTGGAAAAGAGTAGAGATAATAGGTGATATAGCAGTAATAGGAATACCTTTTGATAAAACCCCAGAAGATGTTAAGCCATTTGCTGAGGAATTACTTAGGAAGCTTACATATATTAAGGCAGTTTGGGGAAGATATAGGGATACCCATGGTGATTATAGATTATCTACGTTAGTTCATTTGGCTGGTGAAAAAAGAAGTGAAACTATATATAAAGAGCATGGTTGCAAGTACTTTTTAGATATAACAAAGGTCTTTTTCTCTGCTAAATTGTCATATGAGCACCTAAGGATAGCTAAGGAAGTAAAAAGTGGTGAGATAATTATAAATATGTTCGCTGGATATGGACCTTTTTCTATCCTATCTTATATCTTAGGAAAACCAAAGATTGTTTATTCTATAGATATTAATCCTTTTGCATATTACTATATGATGGTTAATATTGATCTTAATAAAGCGTACGGTGTTATTCCAATATATGGTAATGCTTTCGAAAAAATAAATTATTTACCATTAGCTGATAGGATAATTTCCCCTTTGCCAGAGAAAGCTGAAGAAGCTTTTAAAGTAGCGTGGGATCATGTGAAAAGTGGTGGAATAATTCATTTATTTACTGAAGTAGAGGGTGAGGATCCTTTAAACAAGATAAAAGATATGTATCCAAACGTAATTTTTGCGAGGATTGTGAGAAGTGTAAAACCAAAAGTTTATCATGTAGTTGTAGATATAAGAAAATAA